A stretch of the Arthrobacter sp. PAMC 25486 genome encodes the following:
- a CDS encoding antitoxin, whose translation MSIFDDIKGKAEGLINGKEDAIKGGIEKVGDVIDSKTGDKFKGQVDQAQKAASDFVDGANKVP comes from the coding sequence TTGTCTATTTTTGACGATATTAAGGGCAAGGCCGAAGGACTCATCAACGGCAAGGAAGATGCCATCAAGGGTGGCATTGAAAAAGTCGGTGACGTCATCGACAGCAAGACCGGAGACAAGTTCAAGGGCCAGGTCGACCAGGCCCAGAAGGCTGCTTCCGACTTTGTCGATGGTGCGAACAAAGTGCCTTAA
- a CDS encoding sulfurtransferase: MPVAVESNEKFAAYAHPERLVSTAWLAEALAGGATQDGRLVVVESDEDVLLYETGHIPGAVKIDWHTDLNDDVTRDYIDGAAFALLAQAKGISRDSTVVVYGDKSNWWAAYALWVFTLFGHEDVRLLDGGRDKWIAEGRELTTDATDTTPSAGYPVVERNDAPIRAYKDDVLAHLGKPLIDVRSTEEYTGERTHMPAYPQEGTLRGGHIPTAASIPWARAAADDGTYRSREELEALYLDEAGLVPGDDVVAYCRIGERSSHTWFALKFLLGFETVRNYDGSWTEWGNAVRVPIAVGSERGALPTSN; this comes from the coding sequence ATGCCTGTTGCAGTTGAATCAAATGAAAAGTTCGCGGCCTACGCACACCCGGAGCGCCTGGTATCCACCGCGTGGCTGGCCGAGGCTTTGGCAGGCGGCGCCACCCAGGACGGGCGCCTCGTAGTGGTTGAGTCCGATGAGGATGTGCTCCTCTACGAAACCGGGCACATTCCCGGGGCAGTCAAGATTGACTGGCACACTGACCTGAACGACGACGTCACCCGCGACTACATCGACGGCGCGGCTTTCGCGTTGCTCGCCCAGGCCAAGGGCATCTCCCGAGACTCCACGGTCGTTGTTTACGGCGACAAATCCAACTGGTGGGCTGCGTACGCGCTCTGGGTGTTCACCTTGTTCGGGCACGAGGACGTCCGCCTGCTCGACGGAGGCCGCGACAAGTGGATTGCCGAGGGTCGCGAGCTGACCACCGACGCCACCGATACCACCCCGTCCGCCGGCTACCCGGTGGTGGAGCGCAACGACGCCCCCATCCGGGCCTACAAGGACGACGTCCTGGCCCACCTGGGCAAGCCGTTGATCGACGTGCGTTCCACCGAGGAATACACGGGCGAACGCACCCACATGCCCGCCTACCCGCAGGAAGGCACGCTGCGAGGCGGCCACATTCCCACGGCGGCATCCATTCCGTGGGCCCGGGCGGCTGCCGACGACGGCACGTACCGTTCACGTGAAGAACTCGAAGCGCTCTACCTTGACGAAGCCGGACTCGTTCCCGGCGACGACGTCGTTGCGTACTGCCGCATCGGCGAACGCTCCAGTCACACCTGGTTCGCACTGAAGTTCCTGCTGGGCTTTGAAACTGTGCGCAACTACGACGGCTCCTGGACCGAATGGGGCAATGCTGTGCGCGTCCCGATCGCCGTTGGCTCCGAGCGCGGCGCACTGCCCACCTCAAACTAA
- the ybaK gene encoding Cys-tRNA(Pro) deacylase, whose protein sequence is MAKKSAAGAGTPATVALTKAGIAFVGHAYEHDPATTNFGMEAAIVLGLEPGRVFKTLMTDVGGTLAVAIVPVSGTLDLKALAHALGHKKAAMADPALAQRRSGYVLGGISPVGQRQHSPTVLDESALAHDSIFVSGGRRGFDIELAPADLITITNATTAPIGHPSA, encoded by the coding sequence GTGGCGAAGAAATCTGCGGCCGGGGCCGGAACCCCAGCAACTGTTGCACTCACCAAGGCCGGCATCGCCTTCGTGGGCCACGCCTATGAGCACGACCCCGCCACCACGAATTTCGGCATGGAGGCCGCAATAGTCCTGGGTCTCGAGCCGGGGCGGGTGTTCAAGACGCTCATGACCGATGTTGGCGGGACCCTGGCGGTGGCCATCGTCCCCGTCAGCGGCACCCTTGACCTCAAAGCACTGGCCCACGCACTAGGCCACAAAAAGGCCGCCATGGCGGATCCCGCGTTGGCGCAGCGACGCAGCGGCTATGTCCTGGGCGGCATTTCTCCCGTGGGGCAGCGCCAGCACTCCCCCACAGTCCTGGACGAATCGGCCCTTGCCCACGACAGCATCTTCGTCTCCGGCGGCCGCCGCGGTTTCGACATCGAGCTGGCCCCTGCAGACCTGATCACCATCACGAACGCCACAACGGCCCCCATCGGCCACCCGTCCGCTTAA
- a CDS encoding SDR family NAD(P)-dependent oxidoreductase, with amino-acid sequence MNSPLILIAGGSSAAGVAVAGALLGAGMRVLTVGSDAGRISAAAGLTPGAVPLVCNLADPEDVAELASDIREGYGPIDGLIHLVGGWRGGAGLTGQSDADWEFLHTSVLTTLRNTSREFYGDLSASPVGRLAIVSSTTVTAPGAGDANYAAVKAAAETWVRSVAAGFTQDARNAAAPAVAAPGEGAREGAREGDGKAEGGAAAVVLVVKALVDEGMRTRSPERRFPGFTDVAVLGQALVDLFGTPAAGINGARLLLDTIS; translated from the coding sequence ATGAACAGTCCCTTGATTTTGATTGCCGGCGGCAGCAGCGCCGCCGGCGTCGCCGTGGCCGGTGCCCTATTGGGCGCCGGCATGCGCGTGCTCACTGTAGGGTCCGACGCCGGACGCATCAGTGCGGCGGCCGGTCTCACCCCCGGCGCCGTCCCCCTCGTGTGCAATTTGGCCGATCCCGAGGACGTTGCCGAGCTGGCCTCCGACATCCGGGAAGGCTACGGACCGATTGACGGCCTCATCCACCTGGTTGGCGGCTGGCGCGGCGGCGCAGGGCTCACCGGGCAGTCCGACGCCGACTGGGAGTTTCTGCACACCTCCGTGCTCACCACGCTGCGCAACACGAGCAGGGAGTTTTACGGCGACCTTTCCGCCTCCCCCGTGGGCCGGCTGGCCATCGTTTCCTCGACCACGGTGACCGCTCCTGGCGCCGGAGATGCGAACTACGCCGCCGTGAAGGCCGCGGCTGAAACGTGGGTGCGCTCGGTGGCGGCCGGGTTCACGCAGGACGCCCGCAACGCAGCGGCACCTGCTGTGGCGGCTCCTGGCGAAGGGGCCAGGGAAGGTGCCAGGGAAGGCGACGGGAAGGCGGAAGGCGGGGCGGCCGCCGTCGTACTCGTTGTGAAGGCACTCGTGGATGAGGGCATGCGCACGCGCTCCCCCGAACGGCGCTTCCCTGGATTTACCGACGTGGCGGTGCTGGGGCAGGCCCTCGTGGACCTGTTTGGCACGCCGGCGGCCGGCATCAATGGTGCACGGCTGCTTCTTGACACCATTTCCTGA
- a CDS encoding S9 family peptidase: MASSETQSRSWLKWGALGAAAAGTCAAVVVTATSGLAAFFARRVVTPEKHRVDDVAILAVIADGPALQVVLEATPDTIIDGTYGLYFNDSSAHAVIGRILSYVPREGSVTREVLSVHGGELRTATAGWWSGSLYSDPGQLGLDFSEVELSLPGGPAPAWYIPVLNPCATWAIMVHGRGARRNEGLRAVPTAHRLGMNALLISYRNDGDAPDAPDGRYGLGVTEWADVEVAIDYAIAHGAKDVVLFGYSMGGAISLQAADLARNRKHVLAMVLDAPVINWVDVLAHQAQLNRIPNYVGKYGELMLSHPLGRRITGLAAPVDFKAMDWVSRAVELRTPSLILHSIDDDFVPYEPTAELARRNPEMVTFEPFSKARHTKEWNVDPDRWENVVETWLRPRLGRHSLPRH; this comes from the coding sequence ATGGCTTCCTCAGAAACGCAGTCACGTTCATGGCTCAAGTGGGGTGCCCTGGGCGCCGCAGCAGCGGGCACCTGCGCCGCCGTGGTGGTCACCGCCACCTCGGGGCTTGCCGCATTCTTTGCGCGGCGGGTCGTCACCCCCGAGAAACACCGGGTCGACGACGTCGCCATCCTGGCGGTCATTGCCGACGGACCCGCGCTGCAGGTGGTGCTGGAGGCAACGCCGGACACCATCATCGACGGCACGTATGGGCTCTACTTTAACGACAGCAGCGCCCACGCCGTCATCGGGCGGATCCTCTCCTATGTGCCCCGCGAAGGCAGCGTCACCCGCGAAGTTCTCTCCGTCCATGGCGGCGAGCTGCGCACGGCAACTGCTGGCTGGTGGTCGGGCAGCCTGTACTCAGATCCGGGCCAGCTGGGCCTGGATTTCTCGGAGGTGGAGCTGTCCCTTCCCGGCGGTCCGGCACCCGCCTGGTACATTCCTGTGCTAAATCCCTGCGCCACCTGGGCCATCATGGTGCACGGGCGCGGCGCCCGGCGCAATGAGGGTCTGCGCGCCGTTCCCACCGCGCACCGGCTTGGCATGAACGCGCTGCTGATCTCCTACAGGAACGACGGCGATGCCCCCGATGCGCCCGACGGCAGGTATGGGCTCGGGGTCACCGAGTGGGCCGACGTCGAAGTGGCCATCGACTACGCCATCGCCCACGGCGCCAAGGATGTGGTGTTATTTGGCTACTCCATGGGCGGTGCCATCAGCCTGCAAGCCGCCGACCTGGCCCGGAACAGGAAGCACGTGCTGGCCATGGTGCTCGACGCCCCCGTCATCAACTGGGTCGATGTGCTGGCCCACCAGGCACAGCTCAACAGGATCCCCAACTATGTGGGCAAATACGGCGAACTCATGCTCAGCCATCCACTGGGGCGGCGCATCACGGGGCTGGCCGCTCCCGTCGATTTCAAGGCCATGGACTGGGTGAGCCGGGCAGTCGAGCTGCGGACGCCGTCGTTGATCCTGCACAGCATCGACGACGACTTTGTACCGTACGAACCAACCGCCGAACTTGCCCGCCGCAACCCGGAAATGGTCACCTTTGAACCGTTCAGCAAGGCCCGGCACACGAAGGAATGGAACGTGGACCCCGACCGCTGGGAAAACGTGGTTGAAACATGGCTGCGCCCGCGTCTGGGGCGCCACAGCCTGCCCCGCCACTAA
- the zapE gene encoding cell division protein ZapE has translation MVNVEQLSTRRPAVSVEELLKGFVPSPRFGEVSFDTYRPDPSQPSQSEAVTLLQGFANGAAKKKPAGGLRKLFGGKAKSNGADKRAGIYLDGGFGVGKTHLLSSLWHQVEGPKAIGTFVEYTNLVGALSFRKTVEALSSYKLVCIDEFELDDPGDTVLMSRLMRELADAGVKLAATSNTLPGALGDGRFAAVDFQREIQVLADQFEILHIDGEDFRHRGLPTPPEPVAASDLDARMRRDFAGRTVAVDDFATLVDHLAGVHPSRYRQLLDGIDAVVWRNVHTITEQSVALRFVVLADRLYDKDVPILASGAPLDQLFTPEMMTGGYQKKYFRAVSRLTALAREAQETAVPAPVG, from the coding sequence TTGGTAAACGTTGAACAACTTTCCACCCGCCGCCCGGCAGTATCGGTGGAAGAACTGTTGAAGGGTTTTGTCCCGTCGCCCCGATTTGGCGAGGTCTCCTTCGACACCTACCGCCCGGATCCCTCGCAGCCGTCCCAGTCGGAGGCTGTGACCCTGCTGCAGGGATTTGCCAACGGTGCGGCCAAGAAGAAGCCGGCGGGCGGGCTGCGGAAATTGTTTGGCGGCAAGGCCAAATCCAACGGTGCGGACAAACGCGCCGGGATTTACCTTGACGGCGGATTTGGTGTCGGCAAGACGCACCTGCTCTCCTCCCTGTGGCACCAGGTTGAGGGACCCAAGGCCATCGGCACCTTCGTGGAATACACCAACCTGGTGGGCGCCCTGTCGTTCCGCAAAACCGTTGAGGCGCTCAGCAGCTACAAGCTGGTCTGCATTGACGAATTTGAACTGGATGATCCGGGAGACACGGTGCTGATGTCCCGATTGATGCGGGAATTGGCCGACGCCGGAGTGAAGTTGGCTGCCACCTCCAACACCCTGCCGGGGGCCTTGGGTGATGGACGTTTCGCTGCCGTTGACTTCCAGCGCGAAATCCAGGTATTGGCTGACCAATTTGAAATCCTGCACATCGATGGTGAGGACTTCCGCCACCGCGGCCTGCCCACTCCTCCGGAACCGGTGGCCGCAAGCGATCTGGACGCACGCATGCGCCGAGACTTTGCCGGCCGGACCGTGGCAGTTGACGACTTCGCCACCCTCGTGGACCATCTGGCCGGTGTGCATCCCTCCAGATACAGGCAGCTGCTGGACGGGATCGATGCTGTTGTGTGGCGCAATGTGCACACCATTACCGAACAGTCTGTTGCGCTGCGGTTTGTGGTGCTGGCCGACCGCCTTTACGACAAGGACGTGCCGATCCTTGCCAGCGGCGCACCCCTTGACCAGCTGTTCACCCCTGAAATGATGACGGGCGGCTACCAGAAGAAGTACTTCCGAGCTGTCTCGCGCCTGACAGCGCTGGCCCGTGAGGCACAGGAAACCGCTGTGCCAGCACCCGTGGGATAA
- the msrB gene encoding peptide-methionine (R)-S-oxide reductase MsrB, producing the protein MNSPEFSPAVTKTDDEWREELSPAEYQVLRQAGTERPFTGEYWDSMQEGVYACRACGAELFTSKEKFSSHCGWPSFFAPLADGTVRYLHDKSLGMERIEVRCTACDSHLGHLFKGEGYDTPTDERFCINSVSLTLKEA; encoded by the coding sequence ATGAACTCTCCTGAATTTTCCCCTGCCGTAACCAAGACCGACGACGAATGGCGCGAAGAACTCAGTCCGGCCGAATATCAGGTACTTCGCCAGGCGGGCACCGAGCGCCCCTTCACGGGCGAGTACTGGGACTCCATGCAGGAAGGCGTGTACGCGTGCCGTGCCTGCGGCGCCGAACTGTTCACATCCAAGGAGAAGTTCTCCTCACACTGCGGCTGGCCGTCCTTCTTTGCACCCCTGGCAGATGGCACCGTGAGGTACCTGCACGACAAGTCCCTCGGCATGGAACGCATTGAGGTGCGCTGCACAGCCTGCGATTCCCACCTGGGCCACCTGTTCAAGGGCGAAGGCTACGACACCCCCACGGATGAACGCTTCTGCATCAACTCAGTCTCGCTGACGTTGAAGGAAGCCTGA
- a CDS encoding low specificity L-threonine aldolase gives MLHDPELMSFASDNYSGFHPEVLAAVAAANGGHQVAYGEDVYTARLHEAMGSLFGRPVEVFPVFNGTGANVVGLQSLLPRWGAVVCAATAHINMDENGAPERVGGMKLLAVPTPDGKLTPALIDKEAWGFGDEHRAQPLAVSITQTTELGTCYTPDEVRAICEHAHSLGMKVHMDGARLANAAAFLGVPVREFTSDAGVDVLSFGGTKNGMMFGEAVVALNPSACDGLIYLRKMNMQLSSKMRFISAQFLALLTDDVWLRSARHSNAMAARLRTAVANLPGVECTQATEANGVFAVLPEGVADRLRSTFRFYDWDAAAREVRWMCSYDTSEADVDAFAAALKVELGG, from the coding sequence ATGCTTCATGACCCCGAGTTAATGAGCTTTGCCTCGGATAATTATTCGGGCTTCCATCCGGAGGTTCTGGCGGCGGTGGCCGCGGCGAACGGCGGGCACCAGGTGGCGTACGGCGAGGATGTTTACACGGCCCGGCTGCATGAGGCGATGGGTTCGCTGTTTGGGCGGCCGGTCGAGGTGTTCCCTGTTTTCAATGGCACGGGGGCCAATGTGGTGGGCCTGCAGTCGCTGCTGCCTCGGTGGGGTGCTGTTGTGTGCGCGGCAACGGCCCACATCAACATGGATGAAAACGGTGCCCCCGAACGCGTGGGCGGCATGAAACTGTTGGCCGTGCCCACACCCGACGGCAAGCTGACGCCCGCGCTCATTGACAAGGAGGCCTGGGGATTCGGCGACGAACACCGCGCCCAGCCCCTCGCCGTATCCATCACCCAGACCACCGAGCTGGGAACCTGCTACACCCCGGACGAGGTGCGCGCCATCTGCGAGCATGCGCATTCGCTGGGCATGAAGGTGCACATGGACGGTGCCAGGCTGGCCAACGCCGCCGCGTTCCTTGGTGTGCCGGTGCGTGAGTTCACCTCGGATGCCGGCGTGGATGTGCTCTCCTTTGGCGGGACCAAGAACGGGATGATGTTCGGCGAGGCGGTGGTGGCCCTGAACCCCTCTGCTTGTGACGGGCTGATCTACCTGCGCAAGATGAACATGCAGCTCTCCTCCAAGATGCGCTTCATCTCGGCCCAGTTCCTGGCCCTGCTCACCGACGACGTCTGGCTGCGCTCCGCCCGCCACTCCAACGCCATGGCGGCCAGGCTGCGGACGGCCGTTGCCAACCTGCCGGGCGTGGAATGCACCCAGGCCACTGAGGCCAACGGTGTCTTTGCCGTCCTGCCCGAGGGTGTGGCCGACCGGCTGCGCAGCACGTTCCGCTTTTACGACTGGGACGCTGCCGCGCGGGAGGTCCGCTGGATGTGCTCCTATGACACCTCGGAGGCCGATGTTGACGCGTTCGCGGCAGCCCTGAAAGTGGAACTGGGGGGCTGA
- a CDS encoding DUF6421 family protein, translating into MNITIENTDQGTTFDYSTLTLDPTWLGLKHAATELQSMQAKDGSVPETGDHAAAAQLIDDIKASIAELAPHFPHDARYLELLGADFSKWVDAGLGVPDFLDSLLAFHPQEHRINGLGHLVVFPMYTQNGSTSRLVEAVLVEVIWPEFIGELEAEHYSNKLFVPLRFLDFTPGYNTNSAVLFPESVAVRETPSFTWGAIFQDREAARFRRVVREAAAVTRLDLPSDAVALLEDQELTQETFVMWDLIHDRTHMRGDLPFDPFMIKQRMPYFLYSLEELRCDLTAYRESVAVEADATASPEARRHAKLVQYAVIFDRIFRFAITGSRVRNYDGLGGQLLFAWLHQHHVLHWTDTKLTIDWPQVPEVVIALGHEIEELYWRSIDRPKLAHWLAAYELVSATLTPNPASTWAKGPTALPLSAPLREITDQVMDDEFPLSMFYEALNKKMRGVIESTAGITGTSAA; encoded by the coding sequence ATGAACATCACCATCGAAAACACCGACCAGGGCACCACCTTTGACTACTCCACTTTGACACTGGATCCGACCTGGCTCGGGCTCAAGCACGCGGCCACAGAGCTGCAGTCGATGCAGGCGAAGGACGGCTCCGTTCCCGAAACTGGCGACCACGCAGCGGCGGCTCAGCTCATCGACGACATCAAGGCCTCCATCGCGGAGCTTGCCCCGCACTTCCCCCACGATGCCCGCTACCTGGAACTGCTGGGCGCCGACTTCAGCAAGTGGGTGGACGCCGGGCTGGGCGTGCCGGACTTCCTTGACTCGCTGCTAGCCTTCCACCCGCAGGAGCACCGCATCAACGGCCTCGGTCACCTGGTGGTGTTCCCCATGTACACCCAAAACGGCTCCACCTCCCGCCTCGTGGAGGCGGTCCTGGTGGAGGTGATCTGGCCCGAATTCATTGGCGAACTCGAGGCCGAACACTACTCCAACAAACTCTTCGTGCCCCTGCGCTTCCTTGACTTCACGCCGGGCTACAACACCAACTCGGCCGTACTGTTCCCGGAAAGTGTTGCCGTCCGCGAAACTCCCAGCTTCACGTGGGGTGCCATCTTCCAGGACAGGGAAGCCGCCCGCTTCCGTCGCGTGGTCCGGGAGGCAGCTGCGGTGACGCGGCTCGATTTGCCGTCGGACGCCGTCGCACTTCTGGAAGACCAGGAACTGACGCAGGAAACGTTCGTCATGTGGGACCTCATCCACGACAGGACCCACATGCGCGGTGACCTGCCGTTTGACCCGTTCATGATCAAACAACGCATGCCGTACTTCCTGTACTCGCTCGAGGAACTGCGCTGCGACCTCACCGCATACCGCGAATCGGTGGCCGTGGAAGCTGACGCGACGGCGTCCCCCGAGGCACGCAGGCACGCGAAACTGGTCCAGTATGCCGTCATTTTCGACAGGATTTTCCGCTTCGCCATCACCGGATCGCGCGTGCGCAATTACGACGGGCTCGGCGGGCAGCTGCTCTTCGCCTGGCTGCACCAACACCATGTACTGCACTGGACAGACACGAAACTGACCATTGACTGGCCGCAGGTGCCGGAGGTCGTGATCGCGTTGGGGCACGAGATCGAGGAGCTGTACTGGCGCTCGATCGACCGCCCCAAGCTGGCACATTGGCTCGCCGCCTACGAGCTTGTCTCGGCCACCCTCACCCCGAACCCGGCCTCGACCTGGGCCAAGGGTCCTACCGCCCTGCCGCTGAGCGCCCCGCTGCGCGAAATCACCGACCAGGTCATGGACGACGAATTCCCGCTCTCCATGTTTTACGAGGCGCTGAACAAAAAAATGCGCGGCGTTATCGAATCCACCGCCGGCATTACCGGCACCAGTGCCGCCTAG
- a CDS encoding SufE family protein: MTTSQALPPALAEIVNDFKELEERDRLTLLLDFSRTLPPLPERLSNHPELLEQVLECQSPLFLTVESEKTDDGDIIRLYFQAPPEAPTTRGFASVLFEGLDGLTAEEIMAVPDDMPEQLGLTRAISPLRMRGMSAMLGRIKRKIANGVRPAA; this comes from the coding sequence ATGACTACTTCACAAGCACTCCCCCCAGCATTGGCTGAGATCGTCAACGATTTCAAGGAACTGGAAGAACGCGACCGCCTGACACTGCTGCTCGATTTCTCCCGGACGCTGCCTCCGCTGCCGGAACGGCTCAGCAACCACCCCGAATTACTCGAGCAGGTACTGGAATGCCAGTCGCCGCTGTTCCTGACGGTTGAGTCGGAAAAGACCGACGACGGCGACATCATCCGCCTGTACTTCCAGGCACCGCCCGAGGCACCCACCACCCGCGGCTTTGCCTCCGTACTCTTTGAGGGCCTGGACGGGCTGACCGCCGAGGAAATCATGGCCGTGCCGGACGACATGCCCGAACAGTTGGGCCTCACGCGCGCCATCTCGCCCCTGCGCATGCGCGGCATGTCCGCCATGCTGGGGCGCATCAAGCGCAAAATTGCCAACGGCGTCCGCCCCGCGGCATAG
- the def gene encoding peptide deformylase has protein sequence MAILSIRIIGDPVLRTVADEVTTFGPELAKLVADMAETMHDVRGAGLAAPQIGVNKRIFTYSIDGEEGHVINPILVASDDFAPGEPEGCLSVPGLGYTVPRHRWVRLTGVDMHGATIDIEATGTLARCFQHETDHLNGKLYVDRLEGEDRKDALRAIRMANYHDVTAQTVAKRSLSVGSAFGAGAAQ, from the coding sequence ATGGCCATCCTGAGCATTCGCATCATTGGCGACCCGGTCCTTCGGACAGTTGCCGACGAAGTGACAACCTTCGGCCCTGAACTGGCCAAACTTGTGGCGGACATGGCTGAAACCATGCATGACGTGCGCGGCGCCGGGCTGGCGGCCCCCCAAATTGGTGTCAACAAGCGCATCTTCACCTACTCCATCGACGGTGAAGAAGGCCATGTGATCAACCCGATTCTTGTGGCCAGCGACGATTTTGCCCCGGGCGAGCCCGAGGGCTGCCTGTCGGTCCCCGGGCTGGGCTACACGGTCCCGCGGCACCGCTGGGTGCGGTTGACCGGCGTCGACATGCACGGGGCAACTATCGACATCGAGGCCACCGGCACCCTGGCCAGATGCTTCCAGCACGAAACGGACCATCTCAACGGCAAACTCTACGTTGACCGCTTGGAGGGCGAGGACCGCAAGGATGCCCTGCGTGCCATCCGCATGGCCAACTACCATGACGTCACCGCCCAAACCGTCGCCAAACGGTCCCTGAGCGTCGGCTCGGCGTTCGGTGCCGGTGCCGCCCAGTGA
- the fmt gene encoding methionyl-tRNA formyltransferase translates to MRVLFAGTPAVALPSLEALRAAGHEIVAVLTRPDAPLGRKRVLTPSPVAARAEELGLPVIKADKIDAGAAAAISAAGPDVAAIVAYGALIPESALSIPAHGWINLHFSLLPAWRGAAPVQHSIINGDEVTGASTFLLEKGLDTGPVYGTMTESIAASDTSEVLLQRLSHSGAVLLAQTIDGIAAGQISGVPQQGEITLAPKLTLEDGHVQWGDPALAINRRVRGVTTEPGAWTMLGGQRFKLGPVAMRADVTDLAPAQLRVEGKAVLVGTGSHAVELVEVQPAGKKMMKATDWARGLANKEDVVFE, encoded by the coding sequence GTGAGGGTCCTCTTTGCCGGAACACCTGCTGTTGCGTTGCCGTCACTGGAGGCCCTGCGCGCTGCCGGACATGAAATCGTCGCCGTCCTGACCCGCCCGGATGCGCCGCTTGGCCGCAAAAGGGTCCTGACGCCGTCGCCCGTTGCCGCCAGGGCAGAGGAGCTCGGCTTGCCCGTCATCAAGGCAGACAAGATCGACGCCGGAGCTGCCGCAGCCATCTCCGCAGCCGGCCCCGACGTGGCGGCCATCGTCGCCTATGGTGCACTCATCCCGGAAAGCGCCCTGAGCATTCCCGCCCACGGCTGGATCAATCTGCACTTCTCCCTGCTGCCAGCCTGGCGCGGCGCGGCGCCTGTCCAGCACTCGATCATCAACGGCGATGAAGTCACAGGGGCATCCACGTTCCTGCTGGAAAAGGGACTCGACACCGGACCCGTGTACGGCACCATGACCGAGTCCATTGCAGCGTCCGACACCAGTGAGGTGCTGCTTCAGCGGCTCTCCCACAGCGGCGCCGTACTGCTGGCACAAACCATTGACGGCATCGCGGCAGGCCAAATCTCCGGTGTTCCGCAACAAGGTGAGATCACGCTGGCGCCGAAACTGACGCTGGAGGACGGCCATGTCCAATGGGGCGATCCCGCACTGGCCATCAACCGCCGCGTCCGGGGCGTGACCACCGAGCCAGGGGCCTGGACCATGCTGGGAGGCCAGCGGTTCAAGCTGGGCCCGGTTGCGATGCGCGCCGATGTTACTGACTTGGCTCCTGCACAACTGCGGGTTGAGGGCAAGGCGGTGCTGGTGGGAACCGGTTCGCACGCTGTGGAGCTGGTGGAGGTGCAACCCGCCGGCAAGAAGATGATGAAAGCAACAGACTGGGCCCGTGGCCTGGCCAACAAGGAAGATGTGGTGTTTGAATGA